The region CCGAGCACATCGCCGCCGAGCTCGACGGCATACTCAGCGAGATCAAGGCGCGCGCCGAATACGAGCGCATCATGCATCAGCAGCGCCGTCGATGCGATGCCATGATACGCGAGGCCACCGCGGCCGTGAAGGTCGCAGACCTGGAGCGCGCCGAGAACATCCTCGTCAACCTGGTCAACCATGACACCGCGACGTCTGACCGAAACATCGCCTGGTACGACTTTCAAGACCCCATCGAGCGGCTCTACGTAGAGGCCCTGGGTCTCGAGAAGCGAGAGATACGCGATGCCGTCATGCCTCTCGTGGGCGGCTACCAGCTGCTGTGCGCCGTGCTGCTGCAGGCCGACCGCCCACACGAGGCGCTCAACGCCATCGACGCCGCCATCGCCCTCAACAAGGTCGCCATCATGCCACGGCTGGAGCGCAGCTACTGCCTGCAGCGCCTCGGACGCATCGAAGAGCTCAAGCGCAATCTCAGCGATGCCTTCCCGCTCTGCTACACGCAGGTGCACTTCGGCCAGTGGTACCGGTCGCTCGCGCCCTGGTACTTCCACACGCAGGACTTCGTCGGCTTCGGTGTCTGCCTGCTGCTGTCGCTGGCCTGCGTGGAAGACGAGAGCGTGCGCACCATGCTGGCCGCGGCCGAGCAGCTCGCCGAGATCGCCTATGACGACACGTTTGCCGCGAACGTCTCCGCCGAGGCTCGGGCCCGTGAGATACCGCTGAACCCCGCCCCTATCTGGCACGACCTGGCCATGCGCCTCGCGCGCCAGACCCTCGAAGATGAGTCGTACGAGCGCGCGCTCCGCTATCTCACCATTGCCTACGACCTCAATCGCAGCGACGAGCTGCTGGCCCAGATCGAACGGCTGCGCGCCCACATGGCCACGCTCACGAAGACGCAGACCTGAATCACGAAGAGGGCCGTGGGGTGAGCTCGACGGCGATCTCTCCCGCCACATCCATGCCCTCGACGCGCGTCGCCCAGGCGCACGCCACCACATCAACGCCGCTGCTGACCGCCCGCCGAAGGGCTGCCCCGTATGCCGGGTCGATGGCGTCGGCTGGACGCATCACCCGACAGCGCGGATCATTCACCACATAGAGCTGAACGGCGCGCGCGCCGCTTGCCGCAACGTTCACAAGCGCGTCGAGATGGCGGGTTCCACGTGCGGTCACGGCGTCCGGGAAGAGCGCCACGTCGCCATCGAAGAGCGTGACGTTCTTGACCTCGACGTAGCACATCGAAGATGCTGATTCAAGATCGCCGTCGCAGCGATGCAGCAGCAGATCGAAGCGGCTGCTACCCCAGACCGCCTCTCGGCGGGCTACGCGCCAGCCCTTGAACGCATCGATGCGCTGCTGCTCGATGGCCTCGTGCACGAGCGCATTCGGACGCAACGTGTTGACGTTGAGCCAGCACTCGCGGGCATAGACGAGCTCGAGGGTGTAGGCCAGCTTGCGGTCCGGATTCGACGCGCGCGACAACACGACCGGAAGGCCCGGATCAGCGCACCCCTGCATGCGCCCGGTGTTCGGACAGTGCGCGATGACACTGGTGGAATCGCTCAAGCGCACCTCCGCAAAGAACCGCTTGTAGCGACGCACGAGCGTGCCGTGGACCGGCGTGAACCCGAATTCCATGCCCTCCCCTACTCCGCCTGGTTTTCCTGTCCCTCCCGCGGGAATGGGTTCTGAGCCATGCTCATACCGCGCGACCTTCCCTTCCCCTTGCGCGCCCGTGCGTTTCAGGCCGCAACACGCATCATCGCGACCGTTCTCCGCACAGCCATCACGCACTACTTCGAGGTGCGTGCCGCGGGTCTGGGCAACCTGCCGCAGCGCGGACCCGCCATCGTTGCAGGCAACCACCCGAGCCTGCTCGACGGTCTCCTGCTCTACCTGCTCTCCCCCGTTCGCCTGCGATTCATGGCACATCGCGAGCTGTTCCGGCACCCCTGCATCGGCTGGCTCATGCGAGGTCTCGGCTTCATCAACGCCGGGAACCGCAGCCAGGCGCTGCGCGACGCGGAACAGGCATTGCGGGCGGGAGAGGTCATGGTCGTGTTCCCAGAGGGCGCGGCCTACGACCGCGGTCGCATGGAACAGCTGTACCCCGGGGTGGGTGTGCTCGCCATCCGCACGGCGGCCACCATAGTTCCGCTTGGAATCGCGGGCGCCGCGGAGGCGTTCCCCCTGGGCGCCTGGGTCCCTCGACCCGCCGCCATCGCCCTGCGCATAGGTCGCCCCGTCTGCTACGCCACCGCTCCCCTCGCGCCCGGCGCGCACGTTCCCGAAAGGGAGCTGACGGCCGCACTCATCGATCTGCGCCGACGCATCGTGGCGCTGCGCGAGGAGGCGACCCGCGAGCTCGACATCCCCAGACCGATCAAGCTGATGCGCCGCCTCGAGATCATCGCCTGCGGGCTGGTGCTCATCCCGCTCGTGGTGGGGCTCACCGTGACAGCGCATGAGCTGCAGCCCCCTCGTCCATGAGCAAATTCGACATCTTTGCGCCTTTGAACCGATGAGTCGCCGCCGTTCGCCCACCGTGGGACTCGTGATGGCCGCAGGCGGCGCGCGCGCCGCCTACCAGGCCGGGGTGCTCAGCCGGATCGGCGAGCTCCCGGCCGTGCGCGACAGGCCATGTCCCTTTCGCGTCATCGAAGGCATCTCGGCAGGCGCGGTGAATGCGGCCGCCATCGTCGACGGGGCCGAGAACCTCACCGCCGCGAGCAGACGACTCGCCGATCTCTGGAGCGGGCTGTCGATGTCAGACGTGGTGCGCACCGACCTGCCATGCCTTGCGGGCAACGCGATGCGCTGGCTCTTCGATCTCGCCTTCGGTGGCCTGGTGGGCGCTGGGCACGCCCGCAGCCTGCTCGATCCGGCGCCGCTGCGACAGCTGCTCGCGCGACGGCTCGACTTTGCGCGCATCCATCGACAGGTGCGAGAGCGACGCGTGCACGCCCTCGCACTCACCGCAACCGACTACACTTCCGGACGCACGTTCATCTTCGTCGAAGGGGGGCACGAAGTGGCTCTCTGGCGAGGGGCACGCAGGCGAGCGGTGTCGACGCAGATCACCCTCGATCACGTGCTCGCCTCCGCGGCCATCCCGCTGGTTTTCCCGCCCGTGCGCCTCACGCTTCCGGACGGGCCATCGTGGTTCGGGGACGGTTGCCTGCGCATGCCCGCGCCTGCCGGCCCTGCCATCCGGCTGGGGGCAGATCGCCTGCTGGCCATCGGCCTGAGGCACCATCCTCAGGTCGGAGAGAGCACCGACGCGCCGCTGACCGCCGGCCCCTGCGCGCAACAAGAGCCGCCGCCACTGTCACAGATCCTGGGGGTCTCGCTCTCCGCGCTCTTCGTCGACCAGCTCGACGCCGACACCGAACACCTCGAGCGCATCAATCGCAACGTGCAACGCGATGTGCTCGTCGCGCGCGACGGTGACGACGACCTGCGTCGGGTCGACGCCCTCTTCATCACCCCATCGGTCGACCTCTCCGCCATCGCCAAGACCCACTTCCACCACATCCCGCCCCAGATCCGATATCTTCTGGGCGGGCTGGGCGTGCGCACCAACGCAAACGCCGACCTGCTGAGCCATCTGATGTTCGAGGCCGCGTACACCCGTGAGCTGGTCGCGGCAGGGCGACGTGACGCAGACGCCCGCATCGACGAGATCGAGGCGCTGCTGACAGGCGTGCGATGAGGCTCAGATCTCGACGCCGATGTACTTGCTCTCGAGAAACTCGTGGATGCCATCGAAGCCGCCCTCGCGTCCGAGCCCCGATTCCTTGACCCCCCCGAAGGGAGCCGCAGGGTCGGAGATGACGCCGCGGTTCACGGCTACCATCCCGGATTCGAGCGCCTCGGCCACCCGCAGCGTCCGGCGCAGGTCGCCCCCGTAGACGTAGCTGATGAGACCGTAGGCGGTGTCGTTGGCCAGCGCGACGGCCTCCTCATCGCTCTCGACCGTGACGATGGGGGCGACCGGCCCGAAGATCTCGTGGGTGAGCAGCGGGTTGCCGCTGTCGACCCGCATCACGGTTGCGGGATAGAAGGCGCCCGGCCCTTGGGGAACCTCGCCTCCCGTGACCACCGTGCCACCGTGCTCGATGCCCAGTCTCACCAGCGAAGCGATCTTGTCGCGCTCCTTCACCGAGACGCTGGCCCCGAGCTGACAGCCGGCACCGACGCCAGGCCCCATGACGAGGGCCTCGAACGCTGTCGCGAGCTTCGCCGTGAAGGCCTCGACCGCAGCGCGTGCCACATAGAAGCGATTGGCGGCGGTGCAGGCAGCGCCTCCGTTGCGCATCTTCGCGATCATGGCCCCCTGCACCGCGGCATCGACGTCAGCATCGTCGAGAACCACGAACGGCGCGTTGCCTCCCAGCTCCATCGACGTGCGCAGCACGCGGTCGGCGCACGCCTTCAGGAGGCCTTTGCCCACCTCGGTCGACCCGGTGAACGAGACATTGCGAACGCGCGGGTCGGCGAGCAGACGGGCGATGCTGGGGCCGGTGGGCACGGGCAGGATGCAGTTCACCACACCCTTGGGGCAGCCTGCCCGGTGCAGGATGTCGGCCACGGCGAGCGCCGTGAGCGGCGTCTCGCTGGCCGGCTTGAGCACGGTGGTGCAGCCGGCAGCCAGTGCCGGTCCGAGCTTGCGGGTGGCCATGGCGGCCGGGAAGTTCCACGGCGTGATGAGCAGTGAGACGCCCACGGGCTGACGGGTGACGATGATGCGCTTGTCGCCTGCGGGCGCATGCCGGTAGTCGCCCGCGATGCGCACCGCCTCTTCGGAGAACCAGCGAAAGAACTCGGCTGCATAGATCACCTCGGTGCGGGCGTCTGACAGCACCTTGCCGTTCTCGAGCGTGATGAGCCGGGCCAGTGCATCAGCCTCTGCCACCATGAGCTCGTAGGCCTTTCGCAGGGTCTCGGCGCGCGCTCGCCCCGGCGTGCGCGCCCAAGGTCCGGCGGCGCGCGCCGCGGCGTCGACGGCGGCGTCGCATTCGCCAGTACCGGCCGCCGAGACCCGAGCCAGCACGTCACCCGTGGCGGGGTCGACCACCGGGACACGCGCCTCGGTGTCGAGCCACTCTCCGTCGATGTAGAGGCCGGTACGCATGGTCATTTTCTGTTCCTCCATTGCATGATTCGGTGAGATCGGTTCACAGACCAGCGCGCGTCAGCAACCCGCGCCCTTCAGCCACCGCGTCTGGCGCTCACGATGACGCCGCGGCGACCTTGGCGGCCTCGCCTGGCTCGAGGGTGCCCGCGAAGTTCTCGAGCGCACCGCGCGTACCGCGCGCCAGGCGCAGGTGGGGCTGCACCCGCGCCACCTTCTCGAGCGCCTCGTCGACGGTGGCGGCCTGTCGGCTGCGCAGCAGCCAGGCTGCCGCGACGCATGCGCTGCGCCCCAGTCCCAGCGAGCAGTGCACGTACACCGGTCGCGGCGCCTGCGCGATGAATTCGGTAGCGTCGCGCAGCTGGTCGGGCGAGGGGCTCGTGAGATCGAGAACGGGAATGTTCAGGTAGTGCCGAGCCCGCCAGGCCTCATGCTCAACATACTCGGCCGTGAGGTCGAGCACCGCCGCCATCTCGTCTCCTCGCCACGAAGGGCTCCAGCGGCGCCCGATGGACACGCCATCGTGTAACGACACCGACGCGGGCAGGCTGCGCTCGAACCAGCGGAACGAGAGCTCGGCCAGCCAGCGATAGGGGGCGAGCAGGGCCAGCGAGCTGCGCGGAAACGTGCCGTGGCTCTTGTCGAGCAGCGCCGGCCCGCCCCCCGCGTAGGCCGCCGCCACGATGAGCAGCGCCGCCACGGGCCACAGCAGCAGCGCGCCGGCCGGCCACCCCACGACCGCGACGAACAGCAGCACCAGGGCCACCGCGCCGTAGCGACGGGCGAGGCGCAGGTCGGCATTGATGCCCCTGGCCGTATCGACCTCCGGGCGAGGCGGCGCATCGAACGGGTACAGATGCAGACAGAAGAGCCCCAGTATCTGGCCCGTGATCACGTCGATGAGATAGTGCTGCCAGCAGAGCAGCGTCGAGATGCCGATGAGCGCGAACCACCCGCCGATGGCGGCGCGAGGAGCGCCGCGCAGCGGGCTCACGTAGACCGGCCAGAGGATCGTGCGCAGCGCGATGTGCAGCGACGGCGCGCAGTTGTAGAAGTTGTGGAAGTTGTTCAGGGCGCCGAACAGCGCCCCCAGCGGACCCGTGACCTCGGGTCGCGGCCAGGCCATCGTGAGCGGGAAGGTGAGGAAGAAGAACCCCGCGATGGCGATGGCCGTGATGATCCGGCGCACGTGCTGGCGCAGCTCGTCACGGCTGCCGAGAAAGAACGGCGCAGCTGCGAAGAACAGGTCGAGCGACCAGTACGGCACGATGAGCGCCGGAACGAACGGCCAGTAGCGCTCGAACCAGAAGTAGCAGCTGCCCACGTGGGGGCGCAGCGAGGCCAGGTAGTTGCAGCCGTTGTAGACGAAGACGAAGGTGGCGCAGGTGAGCGCCGAAGCCCCCGCCCTCGCCCAGAAGCCGGGCGCGCTCACCTGCGCCGCGCCAGCGACACGGTGAAGATGGCGTCGTCGTCGGCCAGCTGGGCGACCTTGTCGAACCCGGCGTCACG is a window of Pseudomonadota bacterium DNA encoding:
- the sfsA gene encoding DNA/RNA nuclease SfsA; translated protein: MEFGFTPVHGTLVRRYKRFFAEVRLSDSTSVIAHCPNTGRMQGCADPGLPVVLSRASNPDRKLAYTLELVYARECWLNVNTLRPNALVHEAIEQQRIDAFKGWRVARREAVWGSSRFDLLLHRCDGDLESASSMCYVEVKNVTLFDGDVALFPDAVTARGTRHLDALVNVAASGARAVQLYVVNDPRCRVMRPADAIDPAYGAALRRAVSSGVDVVACAWATRVEGMDVAGEIAVELTPRPSS
- a CDS encoding 1-acyl-sn-glycerol-3-phosphate acyltransferase, with translation MLIPRDLPFPLRARAFQAATRIIATVLRTAITHYFEVRAAGLGNLPQRGPAIVAGNHPSLLDGLLLYLLSPVRLRFMAHRELFRHPCIGWLMRGLGFINAGNRSQALRDAEQALRAGEVMVVFPEGAAYDRGRMEQLYPGVGVLAIRTAATIVPLGIAGAAEAFPLGAWVPRPAAIALRIGRPVCYATAPLAPGAHVPERELTAALIDLRRRIVALREEATRELDIPRPIKLMRRLEIIACGLVLIPLVVGLTVTAHELQPPRP
- a CDS encoding patatin, yielding MSRRRSPTVGLVMAAGGARAAYQAGVLSRIGELPAVRDRPCPFRVIEGISAGAVNAAAIVDGAENLTAASRRLADLWSGLSMSDVVRTDLPCLAGNAMRWLFDLAFGGLVGAGHARSLLDPAPLRQLLARRLDFARIHRQVRERRVHALALTATDYTSGRTFIFVEGGHEVALWRGARRRAVSTQITLDHVLASAAIPLVFPPVRLTLPDGPSWFGDGCLRMPAPAGPAIRLGADRLLAIGLRHHPQVGESTDAPLTAGPCAQQEPPPLSQILGVSLSALFVDQLDADTEHLERINRNVQRDVLVARDGDDDLRRVDALFITPSVDLSAIAKTHFHHIPPQIRYLLGGLGVRTNANADLLSHLMFEAAYTRELVAAGRRDADARIDEIEALLTGVR
- a CDS encoding NAD-dependent succinate-semialdehyde dehydrogenase: MRTGLYIDGEWLDTEARVPVVDPATGDVLARVSAAGTGECDAAVDAAARAAGPWARTPGRARAETLRKAYELMVAEADALARLITLENGKVLSDARTEVIYAAEFFRWFSEEAVRIAGDYRHAPAGDKRIIVTRQPVGVSLLITPWNFPAAMATRKLGPALAAGCTTVLKPASETPLTALAVADILHRAGCPKGVVNCILPVPTGPSIARLLADPRVRNVSFTGSTEVGKGLLKACADRVLRTSMELGGNAPFVVLDDADVDAAVQGAMIAKMRNGGAACTAANRFYVARAAVEAFTAKLATAFEALVMGPGVGAGCQLGASVSVKERDKIASLVRLGIEHGGTVVTGGEVPQGPGAFYPATVMRVDSGNPLLTHEIFGPVAPIVTVESDEEAVALANDTAYGLISYVYGGDLRRTLRVAEALESGMVAVNRGVISDPAAPFGGVKESGLGREGGFDGIHEFLESKYIGVEI
- a CDS encoding serine/threonine protein phosphatase, with amino-acid sequence MSAPGFWARAGASALTCATFVFVYNGCNYLASLRPHVGSCYFWFERYWPFVPALIVPYWSLDLFFAAAPFFLGSRDELRQHVRRIITAIAIAGFFFLTFPLTMAWPRPEVTGPLGALFGALNNFHNFYNCAPSLHIALRTILWPVYVSPLRGAPRAAIGGWFALIGISTLLCWQHYLIDVITGQILGLFCLHLYPFDAPPRPEVDTARGINADLRLARRYGAVALVLLFVAVVGWPAGALLLWPVAALLIVAAAYAGGGPALLDKSHGTFPRSSLALLAPYRWLAELSFRWFERSLPASVSLHDGVSIGRRWSPSWRGDEMAAVLDLTAEYVEHEAWRARHYLNIPVLDLTSPSPDQLRDATEFIAQAPRPVYVHCSLGLGRSACVAAAWLLRSRQAATVDEALEKVARVQPHLRLARGTRGALENFAGTLEPGEAAKVAAASS